In Hemicordylus capensis ecotype Gifberg chromosome 3, rHemCap1.1.pri, whole genome shotgun sequence, one DNA window encodes the following:
- the LOC128349007 gene encoding uncharacterized protein LOC128349007: MYLGSILLMHFLMIFSISLKVAGDVASSEVDYQVLGQPGFLSIPPKEVTPDDIKWQKSVIRLARFYNEPFRTPPQLFEDCSNFTLTCEVKYNSSPKPNLKLFEKNKEQQYSYPGPVYFNGMWKVQVAIRPKFKSGKFRCEASTNSSKEETEKEINCSGTEKKEQPLEEESQLELGSDGGVASALLPPGVLPSLLLLLLLLL; the protein is encoded by the exons ATGTATTTGGGCAGCATTTTGCTAATGCATTTCCTGATgattttctccatctctctgaaAG TTGCAGGTGATGTGGCTTCCTCTGAAGTGGATTATCAAGTTTTGGGCCAGCCAGGTTTTCTATCTATTCCCCCAAAAGAAGTTACACCAGATGACATAAAATGGCAGAAAAGTGTAATTCGCCTTGCACGATTCTACAATG AACCGTTCCGCACACCACCACAGCTCTTTGAGGATTGCTCCAATTTTACACTCACCTGTGAGGTGAAATACAACTCAAGCCCAAAGCCCAACTTGAAGTTGTTTGAAAAGAATAAAGAACAACAATATTCGTATCCTGGACCGGTCTATTTCAATGGGATGTGGAAAGTGCAAGTGGCAATCAGACCAAAATTCAAATCTGGGAAATTCAGATGTGAGGCAAGTACCaacagcagcaaggaagaaacGGAGAAGGAAATCAACTGTTCAG GCACTGAAAAAAAAGAACAACCATTGGAGGAAGAGAGTCAGCTTGAGTTGGGCTCTGACGGGGGAGTTGCCTCTGCCCTGCTCCCTCCAGGGGTATTACCatccctactgctgctgctgctgctgctactataa